In a genomic window of Spirosoma agri:
- a CDS encoding S8 family serine peptidase, producing the protein MIKLRLAGFGAFVNNRVIVSTNSSILQAQRKATGSGSGITKTAICFVVCLLDVFMCPAQTRLIPQKNWQIELGQRYDSLRKQTRKLAQEYGWPRYKNYSSSRQLVLQEVDVAGQPIYYTLHNAQEAHATKTQSLYTGGNLQLNLSGSSSALRGKLGMWDGGRALSTHQELIGLSANASAVQQMDKGSALNNHTTHLAGTLIARGINSEARGMAYGANLSIWDYTDDLSEITTAAPGLLLSNHAYGPVVGWVYNPSRPGTDPTLKWEWWGNTTMSATDDYLFGFYTAKARDLDRIAYNNPFYLMVRSADNKRAETGPPAGTAYFLKNTNDKSTLPRNHNNAYDVIPAEATAKNVLTVGAAAVLVNPKSQAISISSTAFSGWGPTDDGRIKPDLLAMGTDVFSTLSDSSTAYGTYTGTSMASANVTGSLALLQELYAQQKSATALASQNTISSQFMRSATLRGLVLHTATRNNPASGPDYRQGWGLLNTEAAARVILNTDQAHRLLAKTLESGGTFTERVVAQGNEPLLITLCWTDPEGAATTVAPAYVNSRTPKLINDLDCRLTDGKTIALPFVLDPGNPDRPATSGDNNLDTIEQIYVPNPAPGQAYTLTVSHKGKMTYAGQPFTLIISGLRRS; encoded by the coding sequence ATGATAAAACTCAGACTAGCTGGGTTCGGCGCATTCGTAAACAATAGGGTAATCGTCTCCACTAATTCATCGATTCTTCAGGCACAACGCAAAGCAACAGGTAGCGGCTCAGGCATTACAAAAACCGCTATTTGCTTTGTGGTGTGCCTGCTGGACGTATTCATGTGTCCGGCACAGACGCGGCTGATTCCTCAAAAAAACTGGCAGATCGAGCTTGGTCAACGGTACGACAGTCTGCGAAAGCAAACGCGTAAATTGGCTCAGGAGTACGGCTGGCCCCGCTACAAAAACTATTCCAGTAGCCGACAACTGGTACTTCAGGAAGTCGATGTGGCTGGTCAACCGATTTATTACACGCTCCATAACGCCCAGGAAGCCCACGCGACCAAAACGCAGTCGTTGTACACAGGAGGAAACCTGCAACTGAACTTGTCAGGCAGCAGTAGCGCGCTACGGGGTAAGCTGGGGATGTGGGATGGTGGACGGGCTTTGTCGACGCATCAGGAATTAATTGGTTTGTCAGCGAACGCATCGGCCGTTCAGCAGATGGATAAAGGCTCGGCACTGAACAATCACACAACGCACCTTGCCGGAACGCTGATCGCGCGCGGTATCAATTCCGAAGCACGGGGCATGGCCTACGGGGCCAATCTGTCGATCTGGGATTATACCGACGATCTAAGCGAAATCACCACAGCCGCACCCGGATTACTCTTATCCAATCATGCTTATGGCCCCGTAGTGGGTTGGGTTTACAATCCGTCCCGACCTGGAACAGACCCAACACTCAAATGGGAATGGTGGGGAAATACGACGATGAGCGCAACGGACGATTATCTGTTTGGCTTTTACACGGCTAAAGCCCGCGACCTCGACCGGATTGCGTACAATAATCCGTTTTACCTGATGGTTCGGTCGGCGGATAATAAACGGGCCGAAACGGGCCCGCCCGCAGGTACGGCTTATTTTCTAAAAAATACGAACGATAAAAGTACACTACCCCGAAATCACAACAATGCTTATGACGTAATACCCGCCGAAGCAACGGCAAAAAACGTACTGACGGTCGGTGCGGCCGCTGTTCTGGTGAATCCAAAAAGCCAAGCCATTTCGATCAGCAGCACCGCATTCAGCGGCTGGGGCCCAACCGACGACGGACGCATCAAGCCCGATCTTTTGGCAATGGGTACGGATGTGTTCTCTACCCTATCCGATAGTTCGACGGCTTATGGCACCTACACGGGTACGTCGATGGCATCAGCCAACGTGACGGGTTCACTGGCTTTACTCCAGGAACTCTACGCTCAACAAAAAAGCGCAACGGCACTCGCTTCCCAGAACACGATCAGCAGCCAATTTATGCGATCGGCAACACTGCGGGGACTCGTTCTTCATACGGCTACCCGAAACAACCCGGCCTCCGGACCCGACTACCGGCAAGGATGGGGGCTGCTCAATACCGAAGCAGCTGCGCGCGTAATTCTGAACACGGATCAGGCACACCGCCTACTAGCAAAAACGCTTGAATCAGGAGGAACGTTTACCGAGCGTGTCGTCGCACAGGGCAATGAGCCACTGCTGATAACGCTGTGCTGGACAGACCCGGAGGGAGCGGCCACCACCGTTGCTCCTGCTTACGTAAATAGCCGAACGCCCAAGCTCATCAATGACCTTGACTGCCGATTGACCGACGGAAAAACAATAGCGTTGCCGTTTGTTCTCGATCCTGGCAACCCGGACCGGCCAGCGACTTCCGGCGATAACAACCTTGATACGATCGAGCAGATCTATGTACCAAACCCCGCGCCCGGCCAGGCCTATACCCTGACCGTTTCACACAAGGGGAAAATGACCTACGCCGGGCAACCGTTCACCCTCATCATAAGCGGCCTTCGTCGTTCTTAG